TTGCTTTAAATCCTTATGATTTAATCATTTTGGATTTAAGTTTACCTGGACTTGATGGGCTTGAAGTGTGCGAAGAAATTCGTAAAAAATACGATACGCCTATTATTATTTCAAGTGCTAGACATGATATTAGTGATAAAGTTGCAGCACTTGATTTGGGCGCTGATGATTATTTACCAAAACCATATAACCCTCAAGAGCTTCAAGCAAGAATTAAAAGTCATTTAAGAAGAATTTCAAATACAAAAACCGCTCAAGCTCAAGTAAAAAAAGATTTAGTTTATGACAAATTCAAACATACCATTACCATGAAAGATCAAGAAATTAGCTTTACTAACGCTGAGTTTGATATTTTGAGTTATTTGATCAAAAAAGAAGGTGGTGTAGTAAGTCGCGAAGAGCTTGTGTATAATTGTAGTTCTATTAGCGAAGATTCTAGCAATAAAAGCATAGATGTAATCATTAGCAGAATCAGACAAAAAATTGGCGATGATCCTAAAACTCCAAAATACATTCATTCTATTAGAGGTATAGGATATAAATTAACCCAATGAATAAATCATCTATTTTTTATACTATAACTTTTGTTTTTTTATTAGCCATAACTAGTGTCATTTTAGCTTTTTTATGGCTAATAAAATATGACCAGCAAAACTATACTAATGAGCTTAATGCAAAGTATTCTTTTATAGCTAATGCAAGGTTGTTGTATTTTAACCATGTTATTAGCGAAAAAGAATTCCAAGAGCAAACTAAAAACTATAAAATGGTTGAAATAATTAATCCAAATTCAATTAAAAACATTATTTATAAGGCCGAAACTATTGCTCGTGCCCAAACTAGCACAGCTATTGTGGAAATTATTACTTTAGAGGATAATGTTTATTTAAAAATTATTTTTGATGGAAAACTTTTTTTGTATAAAGATTTAGAATATCAAGGTTATCGTTATTTTGTAATCAAACTTATTGCAAGTATAGTGGTGCTAGTTTTGATAGTGTTGTATTTGTTTATTATTAAAAAATTAAAACCGCTAAGAGCTTTAAAAAGACAAATTGATAAATTTGGAGAAAATAAACTAGATGAAATTCAAAATGTAAGCAAAGGAAATGATGAAATTTCCCAAGTTGCGACCGCATTTTATGAGTCTATTTTAAGAATACAAAAATTAAATAAATCAAGACAATTTTTTTTAAGAAATATTATGCATGAATTAAAAACCCCTATTACCAAAGGTTTGATTACTCTTGAAATGCTTGAAGATAGCAAATACAAAGAAAGATTAATTGGTGCATTTAATCGTCTTGAAGTTTTAATTAATGAATTTGCTGCAATTGAACAAATTACTTCTGGAAGTGGATTGATAAATTTAAAAAAATACAATATTTTAGATCTTTTAGATGAAGCAAAAGATATAGCAATGAATGATGATGAAAAAATAAAAATTAGCATTAAAGAAAGCTTTAGTGTAAATGTTGATTTTAAACTTTTTACAACAGCTATGAAAAATATGATAGATAATGCTATAAAATACTCTGATGAAAATAAAGTAACAATAGAAATAACCAAAGACTACCTTTGCTTTAAAAACAAAGGTAAAGCTTTGGATAAAGAATTAAAATACTATACCCAAGCTTTTACTCAAGGGAAGAAAAATAAAGATAGTTTTGGTCTTGGACTTTATATAGTAAAAACTATATTAGATTCTCATAGATTAACACTTTTTTATGATTATAAAGATGGGATTAATTATTTTTATTTTAATGATATACAAAATATAATATCTTAAACTAGGATTTTCATGCCCTTATCGCGTTTAAACGAAGAACAATACAAAGCTGCTAGTGCTCCATTTGGACACAATCTAATCATAGCAAGTGCAGGCACAGGCAAAACTTCAACTATAGTTGCAAGAATAGCTTTTTTACTTCAAAATGGTATAAAGCCTGAAAAAATTATGCTTTTAACTTTTACCAATAAAGCTAGCAAAGAAATGATAGAAAGACTTAGTAAGTATTTTGATAAAAACATTACTTCAAAAATCACCGCAGGAACCTTTCACAGCACTGCTTACACTCTACTTAAAGAGTTAAATCATGATATTATTTTAAAACCAGCTAGTGAGCTTAAAATTCTTTTGCGTTCTATTTTCGAAAAACGCACCTTTCATCATTTAAGTGACACTAAACCTTATATGCCTAGTTATTTATATGATATATATTCTTTATTTCAAAATACTAATACAAACTTAGATGAATTTTATAATTGGTTTTGCCAAAACTATGAAGAACAAGCAGTTTATGTCGAAATTTATGAAGATATTTTAAAAGAATATGAAGAAGAAAAAGCGCGTTTTAATTATGTAGATTTTAATGATTTACTTATAAAACTAAAACAAGCTTTAAATTCAAATCACTTCGAATTTGATGAAATTTTGGTTGATGAGTATCAAGATACTAACACTTTACAAGGTTCATTAATTGAT
The genomic region above belongs to Campylobacter peloridis LMG 23910 and contains:
- a CDS encoding ArsS family sensor histidine kinase; this encodes MNKSSIFYTITFVFLLAITSVILAFLWLIKYDQQNYTNELNAKYSFIANARLLYFNHVISEKEFQEQTKNYKMVEIINPNSIKNIIYKAETIARAQTSTAIVEIITLEDNVYLKIIFDGKLFLYKDLEYQGYRYFVIKLIASIVVLVLIVLYLFIIKKLKPLRALKRQIDKFGENKLDEIQNVSKGNDEISQVATAFYESILRIQKLNKSRQFFLRNIMHELKTPITKGLITLEMLEDSKYKERLIGAFNRLEVLINEFAAIEQITSGSGLINLKKYNILDLLDEAKDIAMNDDEKIKISIKESFSVNVDFKLFTTAMKNMIDNAIKYSDENKVTIEITKDYLCFKNKGKALDKELKYYTQAFTQGKKNKDSFGLGLYIVKTILDSHRLTLFYDYKDGINYFYFNDIQNIIS
- a CDS encoding response regulator transcription factor is translated as MIKILMIEDDLELAEIIAEYLDQFDMKVDIAHEPYIGLSRLALNPYDLIILDLSLPGLDGLEVCEEIRKKYDTPIIISSARHDISDKVAALDLGADDYLPKPYNPQELQARIKSHLRRISNTKTAQAQVKKDLVYDKFKHTITMKDQEISFTNAEFDILSYLIKKEGGVVSREELVYNCSSISEDSSNKSIDVIISRIRQKIGDDPKTPKYIHSIRGIGYKLTQ